A genomic stretch from Bosea sp. F3-2 includes:
- a CDS encoding SulP family inorganic anion transporter, with product MAATSIKPSFVELYTPKLLTVLREGYGFDQLRADAISGLTVAIVALPLSMAIAIASGVTPDRGLYTSIIGGFIVSALGGSRFQIGGPAGAFIVLVSACVAQHGLDGLLLATFLSGLMLAAIGLLGLGTFIKYIPYPVTVGFTAGIAVIIFASQIKDLLGLTLAHEPGPLLPKLEALAGALPSASPAAIVVTIVTIGHILLLRFLRPHWPAFIIAVSVAAAGVAIVGAPVETIGTRFGGIPQTLPLPQLPAISWEKVAAVLPNALSFTLLGCIESLLSAVVADSMTGRRHRSNCELVAQGLANIASPLFGGICVTGNIARTATNVRSGARGPVSGMLHSVFLLLFMLVAAPLAAYIPLAALAGVLAIVAWNMAEKHEFATLIRASRGDAVVLLITFLLVIFVDLSTGIVAGFVVSALLFLHRMAQSVAVENGMPMMDEDRADTVDGNGRKPYDAAPATDPDVVVVRISGAFFFGAAAAVGAALDRIGEAPKTYVVDLSAVSLLDSTGAATLEGFVRKANRRGVVVHIAGATRAVRRTLLVHGIRRPRVRFVQEVGDVAAMRAKAEAP from the coding sequence ATGGCGGCCACGAGCATCAAGCCCAGCTTCGTCGAGCTCTACACCCCCAAGCTGCTGACCGTCCTGCGCGAAGGCTACGGCTTTGACCAGCTCAGGGCCGATGCGATCTCCGGGCTGACGGTCGCCATCGTCGCGCTGCCGCTCTCCATGGCGATCGCCATCGCCTCGGGCGTCACGCCCGACCGGGGGCTCTACACCTCGATCATCGGCGGCTTCATCGTCTCGGCGCTCGGCGGCAGCCGCTTCCAGATCGGCGGGCCGGCCGGCGCCTTCATCGTTCTGGTCTCGGCCTGCGTGGCGCAGCATGGGCTGGATGGGCTCTTGCTCGCCACCTTCCTCTCCGGCCTGATGCTGGCGGCGATCGGTCTGCTCGGCCTCGGCACCTTCATCAAATACATCCCCTATCCGGTCACGGTCGGGTTCACGGCTGGCATCGCCGTGATCATCTTCGCCAGCCAGATCAAGGACCTGCTCGGGCTGACCCTCGCCCATGAGCCGGGGCCGCTTCTGCCGAAGCTGGAAGCGCTCGCCGGCGCGCTGCCGAGCGCGAGCCCCGCGGCGATCGTCGTCACCATCGTCACCATCGGCCATATCCTGCTGCTGCGCTTTCTGCGCCCGCACTGGCCGGCCTTCATCATTGCCGTGTCGGTCGCGGCTGCCGGTGTCGCGATCGTCGGCGCGCCGGTCGAGACCATCGGGACGCGCTTCGGCGGCATTCCGCAGACGCTGCCCTTGCCGCAGCTGCCGGCGATCTCCTGGGAGAAGGTCGCGGCCGTGCTGCCAAACGCGCTCTCCTTCACGCTGCTCGGCTGCATCGAGAGCCTGCTCTCGGCGGTCGTGGCGGATTCGATGACCGGCCGGCGGCACCGCTCCAATTGCGAGCTGGTGGCACAGGGGCTCGCCAACATCGCCTCGCCGCTGTTCGGCGGCATCTGCGTCACTGGCAACATCGCGCGCACCGCCACCAATGTGCGCTCCGGCGCGCGCGGGCCAGTCTCAGGCATGCTGCATTCGGTTTTCCTGCTGCTGTTCATGCTGGTGGCGGCGCCGCTCGCCGCCTACATCCCGCTGGCGGCGCTTGCCGGCGTGCTTGCGATCGTCGCCTGGAACATGGCCGAGAAACATGAGTTCGCGACGCTGATCCGCGCCTCGCGCGGCGATGCCGTCGTGCTGCTGATCACCTTTCTGCTGGTGATCTTCGTCGATCTGAGCACGGGCATCGTCGCCGGCTTCGTCGTCAGCGCGCTGCTCTTCCTGCACCGCATGGCGCAGTCGGTCGCCGTCGAGAACGGCATGCCGATGATGGACGAGGACCGGGCCGATACGGTCGACGGCAACGGGCGCAAGCCTTACGATGCCGCGCCGGCGACCGATCCCGATGTCGTGGTGGTGCGGATCTCGGGCGCCTTCTTCTTTGGCGCGGCGGCGGCAGTGGGCGCGGCGCTCGACCGGATCGGCGAGGCGCCCAAGACCTATGTCGTCGATCTCTCGGCGGTCTCCCTGCTCGACTCGACCGGCGCGGCGACGCTCGAAGGCTTCGTGCGCAAGGCGAACCGGCGAGGCGTGGTCGTCCATATCGCCGGAGCGACGCGGGCCGTGCGCCGCACGCTTCTCGTCCACGGCATCAGGCGGCCGCGGGTGCGCTTCGTTCAGGAGGTGGGCGATGTCGCAGCCATGCGCGCCAAGGCCGAGGCGCCGTAG
- a CDS encoding 2-isopropylmalate synthase, whose product MTNPTQNSSSKERVLIFDTTLRDGEQCPGATMTFEEKLEVAEALDVMGVDIIEAGFPIASEGDFEAVSEIARRLKRATVAGLARAISADIARAGEAVRHAVKPRIHTFVSTSPIHLEHQMRKSQEEVLQIITATVTQARNLVEDIEWSAMDATRTPIDYLCRAVETAIKAGATTINLPDTVGYATPDEYRAMFKAVRERVPNADKAIFSAHCHNDLGLAVANSLAAIEGGVRQIECTINGIGERAGNAALEEIVMALRVRGDVMPYDTGIDATQLMRVSKAVSSACSFPVQYNKAIVGRNAFAHESGIHQDGMLKNNTTYEIMTPASVGVTKTSLVMGKHSGRAAFRSKLKDMGYDLGDNQLEDAFTRFKALADRKKHVYDEDIEALVDENIATAHDRIKLESLTVIAGTRGPQRATMKLDVEGRFVTEEVEGNGPIDAIFNAIKTIVPHEVTLELYDVHAVTEGTDAQAEVTVRLSRDGSSVTGRGADPDTLVASAKAYLVALNKLIARGGRLHAQAAE is encoded by the coding sequence ATGACCAATCCGACCCAGAACAGCTCCTCCAAAGAGCGCGTGCTGATCTTCGACACCACGCTGCGCGACGGCGAGCAGTGCCCCGGCGCCACCATGACCTTCGAGGAGAAGCTGGAAGTCGCCGAGGCGCTCGACGTGATGGGCGTCGACATCATCGAGGCCGGCTTCCCGATCGCCTCCGAAGGCGATTTCGAGGCCGTCTCGGAGATCGCGCGCCGGCTGAAGCGCGCCACCGTCGCCGGCCTCGCCCGCGCCATCAGCGCCGACATCGCCCGGGCCGGCGAGGCGGTGCGCCATGCGGTGAAGCCGCGCATCCACACCTTCGTATCGACCTCGCCGATCCATCTGGAGCACCAGATGCGCAAGAGCCAGGAGGAGGTTCTGCAGATCATCACCGCCACGGTGACGCAGGCCCGCAACCTGGTCGAGGACATCGAGTGGTCCGCCATGGACGCGACCCGCACGCCGATCGACTATCTGTGCCGCGCGGTCGAGACCGCGATCAAGGCCGGCGCGACCACGATCAACCTGCCGGATACGGTCGGCTACGCCACGCCGGACGAGTATCGCGCCATGTTCAAGGCGGTGCGCGAGCGCGTGCCGAATGCCGACAAGGCGATCTTCTCCGCGCATTGCCATAATGACCTGGGACTGGCCGTCGCCAATTCGCTGGCGGCGATCGAGGGTGGTGTCCGCCAGATCGAATGCACGATCAACGGCATCGGCGAGCGCGCCGGCAATGCCGCGCTGGAAGAGATCGTGATGGCGCTGCGCGTGCGCGGCGACGTGATGCCTTACGATACCGGCATCGACGCGACGCAGCTGATGCGCGTTTCGAAAGCTGTGTCGAGCGCCTGCTCCTTCCCGGTGCAGTACAACAAGGCGATCGTCGGCCGGAACGCCTTCGCCCATGAGAGCGGCATCCACCAGGACGGCATGCTGAAGAACAACACCACCTACGAGATCATGACGCCGGCCTCGGTCGGTGTGACCAAGACCTCGCTGGTGATGGGCAAGCATTCCGGCCGCGCCGCCTTCCGCTCCAAGCTGAAAGACATGGGCTACGATCTCGGCGACAACCAGCTGGAAGACGCCTTCACCCGCTTCAAGGCCCTGGCTGACCGCAAGAAGCACGTCTACGACGAGGATATCGAGGCGCTGGTCGACGAGAACATCGCCACCGCCCATGATCGCATCAAGCTGGAATCGCTGACGGTGATCGCCGGCACGCGCGGCCCGCAGCGCGCGACGATGAAGCTCGACGTGGAAGGTCGCTTCGTCACTGAGGAGGTCGAGGGCAACGGGCCGATCGACGCCATCTTCAATGCGATCAAGACGATCGTGCCGCATGAGGTGACGCTGGAGCTCTACGACGTCCACGCCGTGACCGAGGGCACGGACGCCCAAGCGGAGGTGACGGTGCGCCTCTCGCGCGACGGCTCCTCCGTCACTGGCCGCGGCGCCGATCCGGATACGCTGGTCGCTTCGGCCAAGGCCTATCTGGTGGCGCTCAACAAGCTGATCGCCCGCGGCGGGCGCCTGCACGCGCAGGCGGCGGAGTAA
- a CDS encoding YoaK family protein — MMRYQRREIALAACFSALAGYVDALGFITLGGYFVSFMTGNTTRLGIELAAGHVGGIGLAGGIIALFVCGVVLGSLIGHAAKRQRAPAVLAVVTVLLALAALLETSGETLAAVGLLAVAMGTENAVFQRDGEVTIGLTYMTGTLVKMGQRIAAAMLGGPKRAFLRHFLLWLGLMGGAFLGATVHGWIGLMAIWLAAAAASAMTVAATFFLRDG; from the coding sequence ATGATGCGCTACCAGAGACGCGAGATTGCGCTCGCCGCCTGTTTCTCGGCGCTAGCCGGCTATGTCGACGCACTCGGCTTCATCACGCTCGGCGGCTATTTCGTCTCCTTCATGACCGGCAACACGACGCGGCTCGGCATCGAGCTCGCAGCCGGCCATGTCGGCGGGATCGGGCTGGCGGGCGGCATCATCGCCCTCTTCGTCTGCGGCGTCGTGCTCGGTTCCCTCATCGGCCATGCCGCCAAGCGGCAGCGCGCGCCTGCGGTGCTCGCCGTGGTGACGGTGCTGCTCGCGCTTGCCGCGCTGCTGGAGACGAGCGGCGAGACGCTGGCAGCGGTCGGCCTCCTCGCGGTGGCGATGGGCACGGAAAACGCCGTCTTCCAGCGCGACGGCGAGGTCACCATCGGCCTCACCTACATGACAGGCACACTGGTCAAGATGGGGCAGCGGATTGCGGCCGCCATGCTCGGCGGGCCGAAGCGCGCCTTCCTGCGCCATTTCCTGCTCTGGCTCGGCCTGATGGGCGGCGCCTTCCTCGGCGCGACCGTCCATGGCTGGATCGGCCTGATGGCGATCTGGCTCGCCGCCGCCGCGGCCTCCGCCATGACGGTCGCTGCCACCTTCTTCCTGCGCGACGGCTGA